ATTTACTCACAAATGCTGTTAATCATTCCCCACGTGGCGGTCGAGTGGAAGTATTACTAGAATCTTATTCGGTATATCATATCGTCAAGTTTCTAGATACTGGGCAAGGAATTACTGAGGAGGAACTTCCCCACTTGTTTGAGCGGTTTTATCAGGGAAATAGCGATCGCCAAGCAAAAGGTTCTGGACTGGGATTATATTTAAGCCGCCAGATTATTACAGCCCACGGTGGCACAATTTGGGCAGAAAATAGATCGCCCAAGGGTGCATTATTTGCCTTTCGACTGCTAGCTTCCCCACCTCCATTACTTGAAAATAATTAAAATGAATGCTAGTTCACTGCGGATCTTACTGGTTGAAGATGATGAACTGTTTCGCTTGGGTTTGTCGATCAAGTTACAACAACAGCCAGATTTGCAAGTAGTAGCAGAGGCGGAAGATGGCGAAACAGCAATAGAATTAGCGAAACGCTATGTACTAGATATTATTTTGCTGGATGTGGGACTCCCTGGAGTTGGTGGTGTCGAAACTTGTCGTTTACTGAAGCAGCAGCATCCAGATTTACCAATTTTGGTGCTGACTTCTCGTTCTGAAAAACCTTTAATTGGGCGAATGATTGAAGCTAATGCCCAAGGTTACTGTTTAAAAGGAATTGATGCAGAGGCTTTAATTTTAGCCATTCGTTCCGTCGCTGCGGGCGCATCATGGTGGGATAAAGCTGCAACTGCGGAAATACGAGCGGCTTTTATTGATACTCCACCGACAGATACTAAAGCAGCATTAGAAAATCCACTGACGAAGCGAGAACAGGAAATTTTAGCTAAGGTTGCAGAAGGTAGGAGTAATCAAGAGATTGCAGAACTGCTATATATTACTCCTGGGACAGTCAGAGTTCACGTCCATGCGATTTTGCAAAAATTAGAAGTGCGCGATCGTACTCAAGCTGCTGTTAAAGCAATTCAAATGGGATTGGTTGCTAAAGAGCTATTGAAACAGTGAAGATGTAAGTCTGTACTTTTTGCAATACCTCAATCTCGAAATTAGTGACTTTTCTCTCATTACTTTAAGTTATTTTAACGTTAATTTATATGACAAAAACACGCGTACAGCTTATGCAATTGGTTAATCAGTCCATTGAAAAATCAGATTTATTTAAATACTTCTACGACCAACCAGGGAGTATGCCAGGGACTCTCAGAGTTAAGACATATGCAAAGCCGCCGGAAATTGTCTTAATTGATTACAACGAAGAAAAAGCCACTCGTTTAATACTAGAAACACCCGAAAAATGCGCTTTATACTTAGATACAGAATCAGTGTCTTGGATAGATGTATTAGGCTTAGGCAGTGAGGAAATCTTGCACCGCTTGGGGCAAGTGTTTAATTTACATCTCTTGGTGCTTGAAGATGTAGTTAACGTGCCTCAGCGCCCGAAAGTAGAGGACTATGATGACCATTTGGTAATTATTACTCAAATGGTAATGCCAAAGGAAAAAGCCACTGGCTTTTATAGTGAACAAGTTAGTTTCATTCTAGGGAAACATTTTTTGCTGACAGTTCAAGAAGAACCAGAGCATGATTGTTTTAAACCTGTACGCGATCGCATTCGTACTGCTAAAGGTATGATTCGCCAAAATAAAGCTGATTATTTAGCTTATGCCCTTTTAGATGCCATTATTGATGGTTTCTTTCCTGTATTAGAAAACTATGGTGAGCGCATTGAAGACTTAGAACTAGAAGTTGTAGATAATCCCACACATCAGACTTTAAATAAAATTTATCAAATTCAGCGAGAACTACTAGCACTGCGTCGTGCTATCTGGCCTCAGAGAGATGCTATTAATTCATTAATTCGAGATGGCAGTAATCTTATTAGTGATGAAGTAAGAATTTATCTGCGAGACTGTTACGATCACGCTGTTCAAGTAATGGATATGGTAGAAAATTACCGCGAATTAGCTTCTGGGTTAATGGATATTTATATGTCTTCTGTTAGCAACAGAATGAATGAAACCATGAAACTACTTACCGTTATTTCTAGTATTTTTATACCTTTAATTTTTGTTGCCGGAATCTACGGAATGAACTTTAATACAGAAAAATCTCCTTGGAATATGCCAGAACTTAACTGGTATTGGGGTTATCCATTCTGCTTAGGATTAATGAGTGCAATCGCCTTGGGTTTAGTATTATTTTTTTGGAAACGTGGATGGTTTGAAAACTTCTCAACTAGCAAGAAAAATAATATATAGCGGTTAGTAGTCAGCTATTAGCAGTAAGCTTTTTTAAACCCCAATATTCCGAAGGGTTCCAGAATCAAAAATGCCCTTTTTCCTAGGACTATGCAGCTAATGTTTATTGTTGGTGGTCGTTGAGCCTACAATAGACGAGGTGGTACGGAACCTACTGGTGAAAATACTTCGGCGTTGACCAAATCAGAACGCATGGCAAAAACTTTAGTTGTCCATCATGCTAATTACACCCCAGAAGATAACCGCCTTGAAAACTTGATTCTCCTGTATACTGCTTGTCAGCTAAATTATCACGCCAGAGAAAAGTCTAATATTACCCCTAGTCAACTATCATTGTTTGGAAAAACAGTGTAAAAATAAAATGCTATTTTAGCAGTATATTGCTTCATTCTCTATGAAAGTTATGTACGCATTAATTAGTGCTATTGCTGTTGGATTAATAATCATCTTTGCTAGTATCACTACTGTTAACTCTGGTCAGGTAGGTATCAAATCTACATTTGGTGTAGTAGTTCCGGCACCGTTACAACCAGGTCTGCACTTAATTACACCATTGATCTCACGAGTGGATAGGTTATCTGTGCAAACTGTGGCGATTCCTGAAGAGTTCTCATCCTTAACAAGAGACTCACAAAAGATGAAAGTCACAGCGACGACTACGTTGCGGCTCAACCCAAAAAATGCCTCGGAAGCGTATGCTAACGTAGGTCGTTCTAATCAGGTAATTACCAATACCATCTTACAGCCTGCTTTACACGCAGCCGTTAAACAGGTTATTAGTCAGTACGATATGACTTACATTATTGAGAACCAAGGTGAAATTAGCAAGGCAATTGTTGACCAACTCAATAACAACCTTGGTCAAAGTTCTTATGTTGAGCTATTAAAAGTAGACGTTACCGGATTCGTATTAGATGAAAACGTCCAACAAGCAATTGAGCAAAAGCAGATTGCTAAACAGGAACTAGAAAGGAAACAGACAGAACTGCAAACAGCCAAGCTTGAGGCACAGCGGTTACAAAGTTTACAGACATCCCTCACACCCCAAATACTAATGGATAAGGCTATCGAA
Above is a genomic segment from Oculatellaceae cyanobacterium containing:
- a CDS encoding prohibitin family protein → MKVMYALISAIAVGLIIIFASITTVNSGQVGIKSTFGVVVPAPLQPGLHLITPLISRVDRLSVQTVAIPEEFSSLTRDSQKMKVTATTTLRLNPKNASEAYANVGRSNQVITNTILQPALHAAVKQVISQYDMTYIIENQGEISKAIVDQLNNNLGQSSYVELLKVDVTGFVLDENVQQAIEQKQIAKQELERKQTELQTAKLEAQRLQSLQTSLTPQILMDKAIEKWDGHSLTAPTSNSSLNTFVQAQKEAKPDTTSK
- the corA gene encoding magnesium/cobalt transporter CorA; translated protein: MTKTRVQLMQLVNQSIEKSDLFKYFYDQPGSMPGTLRVKTYAKPPEIVLIDYNEEKATRLILETPEKCALYLDTESVSWIDVLGLGSEEILHRLGQVFNLHLLVLEDVVNVPQRPKVEDYDDHLVIITQMVMPKEKATGFYSEQVSFILGKHFLLTVQEEPEHDCFKPVRDRIRTAKGMIRQNKADYLAYALLDAIIDGFFPVLENYGERIEDLELEVVDNPTHQTLNKIYQIQRELLALRRAIWPQRDAINSLIRDGSNLISDEVRIYLRDCYDHAVQVMDMVENYRELASGLMDIYMSSVSNRMNETMKLLTVISSIFIPLIFVAGIYGMNFNTEKSPWNMPELNWYWGYPFCLGLMSAIALGLVLFFWKRGWFENFSTSKKNNI
- a CDS encoding response regulator transcription factor; protein product: MNASSLRILLVEDDELFRLGLSIKLQQQPDLQVVAEAEDGETAIELAKRYVLDIILLDVGLPGVGGVETCRLLKQQHPDLPILVLTSRSEKPLIGRMIEANAQGYCLKGIDAEALILAIRSVAAGASWWDKAATAEIRAAFIDTPPTDTKAALENPLTKREQEILAKVAEGRSNQEIAELLYITPGTVRVHVHAILQKLEVRDRTQAAVKAIQMGLVAKELLKQ